In a single window of the Desulfonatronum sp. SC1 genome:
- the rlmD gene encoding 23S rRNA (uracil(1939)-C(5))-methyltransferase RlmD, translating to MDIHIGLELLLDVVKPVLGGDGLARHEGMAVFVSGALPGQRVLARISSVKARHAKAELVEVLEQSPDCVPPVCRHFGVCGGCDWLHMDYGRQLHWKRELVRESLRHLAAADVQVAPTIASPLTHGYRNKMEFAAATTIVTGASDIRGWTSARAGVAVGLRPRGLANAVVPVQSCALCPQAMVDAGNLVGKWAEEAGLPAYDPDTGRGFLRHVVLRRGTDPGHLMVSLITSNDPRGKEVGPPLAEYMAKKLPHHSLTAISVIHETRKSRTLVAQGERTVSVTGSKELIHVLGDLELAISSRAFFQVNSGAAEKLRDVVADFAELKGQDTVWDLYSGVGAMALSLAGKAARIVGFETEPQAVRDAQANARRNGIANCRFEPGDVSRTIPQVLGGASPKRPDVIVADPPRAGMRADVVDRLLEIGAPKLILVSCDPATLARDVKRLATGYRLGRVQPVDMFPHTSHIECVVELVAR from the coding sequence ATGGACATTCACATCGGACTGGAACTGCTTCTGGACGTAGTCAAGCCCGTGCTGGGCGGGGACGGGCTGGCCCGGCATGAGGGCATGGCCGTGTTCGTGTCCGGTGCGTTGCCGGGGCAGCGCGTGCTGGCTCGAATCAGCTCGGTCAAAGCCCGGCACGCCAAGGCCGAACTGGTCGAGGTTCTGGAGCAGTCCCCGGATTGCGTGCCGCCGGTCTGCCGGCATTTCGGCGTCTGCGGCGGGTGCGACTGGCTGCACATGGATTACGGTCGGCAGTTGCACTGGAAGCGGGAACTGGTCCGGGAGTCGCTGCGCCACCTCGCCGCCGCGGACGTCCAAGTGGCGCCGACCATCGCCTCGCCGCTGACCCACGGCTACCGGAACAAAATGGAGTTCGCCGCGGCCACGACCATCGTAACCGGCGCAAGCGACATCCGGGGTTGGACCTCGGCCAGGGCTGGAGTGGCCGTGGGCTTGCGTCCACGAGGGCTGGCCAACGCGGTCGTGCCTGTCCAGTCCTGTGCGCTCTGCCCACAGGCCATGGTCGACGCGGGAAATCTGGTCGGGAAGTGGGCCGAGGAAGCCGGACTGCCGGCGTACGATCCGGACACGGGGCGCGGTTTCTTGCGGCATGTGGTCCTGCGTCGCGGGACCGATCCGGGTCACCTGATGGTTTCCTTGATCACCAGCAACGATCCTCGGGGCAAAGAGGTAGGTCCACCCCTTGCGGAATACATGGCGAAAAAACTGCCGCATCATTCCTTGACGGCTATCTCCGTGATCCACGAGACACGCAAAAGCCGCACCCTGGTGGCCCAGGGCGAGCGGACCGTGTCCGTCACCGGATCAAAGGAACTGATCCATGTACTGGGAGACCTGGAACTGGCCATTTCCAGCCGGGCCTTTTTCCAGGTCAATTCCGGGGCCGCTGAAAAGCTTCGGGACGTTGTCGCGGATTTCGCGGAACTGAAGGGGCAAGATACCGTATGGGACCTGTATTCCGGGGTAGGCGCCATGGCGCTGAGCTTGGCCGGGAAAGCGGCCCGGATAGTCGGCTTTGAAACCGAACCGCAAGCCGTAAGGGACGCTCAGGCCAATGCCCGGCGGAACGGGATAGCCAATTGCCGCTTTGAGCCCGGAGACGTGAGCCGGACCATCCCTCAAGTTCTCGGCGGGGCTTCTCCAAAGCGTCCGGACGTGATCGTCGCCGATCCACCCCGAGCCGGAATGCGGGCCGACGTTGTGGACCGTCTGCTGGAAATCGGTGCGCCAAAGCTGATCCTGGTCTCCTGCGACCCGGCCACCCTGGCCCGGGACGTCAAGCGGCTGGCCACGGGCTATCGCCTGGGCCGGGTCCAACCGGTTGACATGTTTCCCCACACCTCGCATATCGAGTGCGTCGTCGAACTTGTCGCGCGGTAG